In a single window of the Thunnus maccoyii chromosome 7, fThuMac1.1, whole genome shotgun sequence genome:
- the LOC121900595 gene encoding uncharacterized protein LOC121900595 produces MKFSERKAALLAITENIEMESFSSDEPCVVISTLERKEEYSFPQRYLEHPLEPDYEEDPEPEVQIQPRHQTKPNTASQTKEDTEHHPPVSSWSSMEEIEIEMEVFPPLKVSGSELAEIKSNYPSIMTPPSPNNANRLKWKRLTPQKTGLVVKDVVCLPRGQYLELERQIIPRGKERAALSAMGMTARITIDYGWSANQMESRLVTLFRGQFVKRKGERFSFTYLQCVPGSRVLFVPDTPAEGWTGEQLLRISAHGALYILSHQDDPQEESKQTASETPVVDRKEFCLEASTESCRDEDSQLGKQTQQTSVHRNTKEFTLDLDTILRLLRQENMVQDVETHVQVRRRDLLHSALKEVRRPGFCFRTTPIISFSGEETDGHEGPLREFFRLTLLELQQSCVFEGHPGRLFLTYDLTALDDGKYYEAGVLIGWSLAQGGPGPRCLHPTLYQLMCGHIPSLEDFNWRDIVDAEVQLRLQQLQSCTDVRLLSPSLCDWVSSCGIPQIYSAGSDEIPAFYIHLVKHFIYHRVASMISQFTDGMNSCGGLWDTVQSHWEAFVPVMTSVQQQPLTLKEFKQLFTVCYSQPDSQLRAAEEATAGHWETVLTLVSDGQADFSFEDLLAFITGADHLPPLGFPRLISLHFYSQDAGTSNVRLPHASTCALELFLPRGATGAADLLLLLSRAMHEALGFTRFQAEGDGEDSCTEVMTGL; encoded by the exons AGATACCTGGAGCATCCTCTGGAGCCTGACTATGAGGAGGATCCAGAGCCAGAGGTCCAGATTCAACCCAGGCACCAGACCAAGCCCAACACAGCGTCCCAGACCAAGGAAGACACCGAGCACCATCCCCCTGTCTCTTCATGGAGCTCCATGGAGGAGATAGAGATAGAAATGGAG GTGTTTCCTCCCCTCAAAGTGTCTGGGAGCGAGCTAGCAGAGATCAAGTCAAACTATCCTTCCATCATGACCCCG CCGTCCCCAAACAACGCTAACCGTCTCAAATGGAAGAGACTGACTCCGCAGAAGACGGGCCTGGTGGTCAAAGATGTGGTCTGTCTACCTAGAGGACAATACCTGGAGCTGGAGAG ACAAATCATTCCACGAGGCAAAGAACGAGCAGCTCTATCAGCCATGGGAATGACTGCTCGCATCACCATTGACTATGGctggtcagccaatcagatggAGAGTCGGCTGGTGACGCTTTTCCGAGGGCAATTTGTCAAACGGAAAGGAGAAAGGTTTTCCTTCACTTatttacag tgtGTGCCGGGCTCCAGGGTGCTGTTTGTCCCAGACACCCCTGCAGAGGGCTGGACCGGAGAGCAGCTACTCAGGATCTCTGCACACGGTGCTTTGTATATCCTCAGCCACCAGGACGACCCGCAG GAAGAATCCAAGCAGACAGCAAGCGAGACACCTGTGGTGGACAG GAAGGAGTTTTGTCTGGAAGCCAGCACAGAGAGCTGCCGAGACGAAGACAGTCAACTGGGAAAACAGACCCAGCAGACCAGTgttcacagaaacacaaaggaG TTCACATTAGACCTGGACACCATCCTGAGACTGTTAAGACAAGAGAATATGGTTCAAGACGTAGAGACACACGTccaggtgaggaggagagatCTGCTGCACAGCGCTCTGAAGGAGGTGAGGAGGCCGGGCTTCTGCTTCAGGACGACACCCATCATCTCCTTCAGCGGAGAGGAGACCGACGGCCACGAGGGGCCTCTCAGAGAGTTCTTCAG GTTGACTCTGCTCGAGCTGCAGCAAAGTTGTGTCTTCGAGGGTCATCCAGGACGTCTCTTTCTGACCTACGACCTTACAGCTCTTGATGATGGGAAATATTACGAAGCAGGCGTTTTGATTGGCTGGTCGCTGGCTCAGGGTGGTCCAGGACCTCGCTGTCTGCACCCTACACTCTACCAG TTGATGTGTGGCCACATTCCATCTTTGGAGGACTTCAATTGGAGAGACATTGTTGACGCGGAAGTTCAACTCCGACTGCAACag CTGCAAAGTTGCACTGATGTGAGGTTGCTGTCTCCCagtctgtgtgactgggtgTCGAGCTGTGGGATCCCTCAAATCTATTCAGCCGGTTCTGATGAAATACCAGCATTCTACATCCACCTGGTCAAACACTTCATCTACCACAG GGTGGCCAGTATGATCTCCCAGTTCACCGATGGAATGAACAGCTGTGGTGGATTGTGGGACACGGTACAGTCCCACTGGGAGGCGTTTGTGCCAGTGATGACGAGCGTACAGCAGCAGCCTCTCACCTTGAAGGAGTTCAAACAGCTCTTCACTGTCTGCTACAGCCAACCAGACAGCCAGCTGAGGGCGGCTGAGGAGGCAACAGCTGGACACTGGGAAACAGTCCTTACCTTGGTCAGCG ATGGGCAGGCAGATTTTTCCTTTGAAGACCTCCTCGCCTTCATCACAGGAGCTGATCATCTGCCTCCTCTTGGGTTCCCCAGATTGATCTCCCTGCATTTTTACTCACAG GATGCAGGCACATCGAATGTGCGCCTTCCCCACGCCTCCACCTGTGCACTGGAGCTCTTCCTGCCGAGGGGAGCGACAGGGGCTGCTGACCTGTTGCTGTTGCTGAGCAGAGCCATGCATGAGGCCTTGGGCTTTACACGTTTCCAGgcagagggagatggagaggacAGCTGCACTGAAGTGATGACAGGTTTATGA